From a region of the Corythoichthys intestinalis isolate RoL2023-P3 chromosome 7, ASM3026506v1, whole genome shotgun sequence genome:
- the LOC130919430 gene encoding nuclear receptor subfamily 2 group F member 6, producing MAMVSGGWGNPNGLEEKVYLRREEEGSPHAGSSDVDVADEDKACVLDCVVCGDKSSGKHYGVFTCEGCKSFFKRSIRRNLNYSCRSNQECQIDQHHRNQCQYCRLKKCFRVGMRKEAVQRGRIPPSHSGISPNSQRAGGVGNVLSGHMGAEYFNGQPVSELISQLLRAEPYPNSRYGTPYGQAQMGASASGTSVMGIDSICELAARLLFSTIEWARNIPYFPELPVSEQVALLRLSWSELFILNAAQSALPLHMAPLLAAAGFHSSPMSAERVVSFMDQVRVFQDQVDKLNRLQVDTAEYSCLKAIALFSPDACGLTDPAHVESLQEKAQVALTEYERLQYPNQPQRFGRLLLRLPALRAVPANLISQLFFMRLVGKTPIETLIRDMQLSGSSISWPYAPGQ from the exons ATGGCCATGGTAAGCGGGGGATGGGGCAACCCCAATGGACTGGAGGAGAAGGTATACCTACGCAGGGAGGAGGAGGGCTCGCCCCACGCCGGAAGCAGCGATGTGGACGTCGCCGATGAGGACAAGGCCTGTGTTCTGGACTGTGTGGTGTGCGGGGATAAGTCTAGCGGAAAGCACTATGGCGTTTTTACTTGCGAGGGCTGCAAGAGCTTCTTCAAAAGGAGCATCCGACGCAACCTCAACTACTCGTGCAG ATCAAACCAGGAATGCCAAATTGACCAACACCATCGTAACCAGTGTCAGTACTGTCGACTCAAGAAATGTTTCCGTGTTGGCATGCGCAAAGAAG CTGTCCAACGGGGTCGCATCCCACCTTCCCACTCAGGTATCAGTCCCAACTCCCAACGGGCCGGCGGAGTGGGAAACGTCTTGTCCGGTCACATGGGGGCAGAATACTTCAACGGGCAGCCGGTGTCAGAACTTATATCTCAACTTCTTCGGGCCGAGCCGTACCCCAACAGTCGCTACGGAACCCCATACGGACAGGCACAGATGGGGGCTTCTGCAAGCGGAACCTCTGTCATGGGCATCGACAGCATCTGCGAGCTAGCCGCTCGGCTCCTCTTCAGCACCATCGAGTGGGCCAGAAACATCCCCTACTTCCCAGAGCTGCCTGTTTCGGAACAG gtggcactgctgaggttgaGCTGGAGCGAACTTTTCATTCTCAATGCAGCCCAGTCTGCTTTGCCACTGCACATGGCCCCCCTGCTAGCAGCGGCCGGCTTCCACTCGTCCCCCATGTCTGCCGAGAGGGTGGTGTCCTTCATGGACCAGGTCAGGGTGTTCCAGGACCAAGTAGACAAACTCAATAGATTGCAAGTGGACACTGCTGAGTACAGCTGCCTGAAAGCCATCGCTCTATTTTCACCTG ATGCATGCGGTTTGACTGATCCGGCCCACGTGGAGTCCCTGCAGGAGAAGGCCCAGGTGGCCCTGACTGAATACGAGAGGTTGCAGTACCCCAACCAACCTCAGCGCTTTGGCCGCTTGCTCCTGCGCCTGCCGGCTCTCCGCGCCGTGCCAGCAAACCTCATCTCGCAGCTCTTCTTCATGCGCCTGGTGGGCAAGACGCCCATCGAAACGCTGATCCGAGACATGCAACTGTCGGGGAGCTCCATCAGCTGGCCTTATGCCCCGGGACAGTAG